A segment of the Leptolyngbya sp. NIES-3755 genome:
GTGACGACTGTATTAAGAGCCAGCCCCCGCCGCTTTGTCAGTACCCCGACGATCGAACGGATTGCAGCCCGCGCTTTGCGTTATTTGCAGTCCGGTTTTTCTGTGCATTTACGTGGATGTGCAGGAGTGGGAAAAACAACTCTCGCGCTGCATTTAGCTGATTTACTGACTCGTCCGATCATGCTGATGTATGGCGATGACGACTCGAAAAGTTCGGATCTCATCGGCGCACAATCGGGATACACACGAAAGAAAGTCGTGGATAATTTCATTCACAGTGTGATGAAGGTCGAAGACGAAATGAAACATACCTGGGTTGATTCGAGATTGACCTTGGCTTGTCGAGAAGGCTTCACGCTGGTGTACGACGAATTTAATCGATCGCGTCCTGAAGTGAATAATGTCTTGCTCTCAGCATTGGAAGAGAAGCTGTTAGTGCTACCGCCGACGAGCAATCAGACTGAGTATATTCGTGTCAATCCTCAGTTTCGGGCGATTCTCACCTCGAATCCAGAAGAGTACTGTGGTGTGCATTCGACGCAGGATGCTTTGATGGATCGCTTGGTGACGATCAATATTCCAGAGCCGGATGAACTGACGCAGCAAGAAATTGTGATTCAGAAAACCGAGATCGATCGCATCAGTGCTGGTTTTATTGTTCGACTGGTGCGATCGTTCCGTCAGAAAACCGG
Coding sequences within it:
- a CDS encoding gas vesicle protein GvpN (similar to AA sequence:cyanobase_aa:LBDG_19390), with translation MTTVLRASPRRFVSTPTIERIAARALRYLQSGFSVHLRGCAGVGKTTLALHLADLLTRPIMLMYGDDDSKSSDLIGAQSGYTRKKVVDNFIHSVMKVEDEMKHTWVDSRLTLACREGFTLVYDEFNRSRPEVNNVLLSALEEKLLVLPPTSNQTEYIRVNPQFRAILTSNPEEYCGVHSTQDALMDRLVTINIPEPDELTQQEIVIQKTEIDRISAGFIVRLVRSFRQKTGSDKASGLRSSLVIAKVCQEHSIPAMPEDADFRDICSDVLLSRIGIPLEDATKILWEMLNDFIGAVELPIAEQVVELLEDLPESSIEQIAETLTQEQQIYRYLVRSNGAGLSDIESEFAIARTEVLEALRALTIQGLVIHRDRRFYAVEPLETET